In Salinibacterium sp. NK8237, the following proteins share a genomic window:
- the ccsB gene encoding c-type cytochrome biogenesis protein CcsB, producing MTETFVSYSLIAVYSAMAIYTFAFVMFAVDLARRSAESSDASAASATGLATASAQRATVMQAAAGSGGTATLTASTAVNGDAAPARAPQSLRLAMALTVIAWVLHVSAVVFRGVAAGRVPWANMFEFTLTATALIVGVFLIVQFWQDLRFLGSFITGFALIALGIGTSSFYVDVVPLPPALQSAWLVIHVFVASLSTGFFALAAGLSVVQLMQSRREAGKALKLRFLDTLPPADRLETLAYRLTVVGFVMWTFTLIAGAVWAERAWGRYWGWDTKEVWTFIIWTIYAGYIHARATRGWRGSRSAWLAIVGFAAIIFNFTIVNLFFKGLHSYSGL from the coding sequence GTGACTGAGACCTTCGTGTCGTATTCGCTGATTGCGGTCTATTCAGCGATGGCAATCTATACCTTTGCGTTCGTAATGTTCGCCGTCGATTTGGCACGCCGTTCGGCGGAGTCGAGCGATGCTTCTGCAGCGAGTGCAACCGGCTTGGCTACGGCATCCGCTCAGCGCGCCACCGTGATGCAAGCGGCAGCCGGCTCAGGTGGCACAGCCACGCTGACGGCCAGCACCGCAGTGAACGGTGATGCCGCTCCGGCACGGGCACCTCAGTCGCTACGACTGGCCATGGCCCTCACCGTTATCGCGTGGGTGCTGCACGTGAGCGCTGTGGTGTTCCGTGGCGTTGCCGCGGGCCGCGTGCCCTGGGCCAACATGTTCGAGTTCACCCTCACCGCCACGGCGCTCATCGTCGGCGTCTTCCTGATCGTGCAGTTCTGGCAAGACCTGCGCTTCCTCGGTTCGTTCATCACTGGCTTCGCGCTTATCGCCCTCGGCATCGGCACCTCAAGCTTCTATGTGGATGTCGTGCCCCTTCCTCCAGCGCTGCAGTCGGCATGGTTGGTCATCCACGTCTTCGTCGCGAGCCTCAGCACCGGGTTCTTTGCCCTCGCCGCCGGGCTCTCGGTTGTGCAGCTCATGCAGTCGCGCCGCGAAGCCGGCAAAGCACTCAAGTTGCGCTTTCTTGACACTCTGCCTCCAGCAGACCGTCTCGAGACTCTCGCTTACCGTCTGACGGTCGTTGGTTTCGTGATGTGGACCTTCACCCTTATTGCCGGTGCTGTCTGGGCCGAGCGTGCCTGGGGTCGTTACTGGGGCTGGGACACCAAGGAAGTCTGGACCTTCATCATCTGGACCATCTATGCCGGTTACATTCACGCTCGCGCAACTCGCGGCTGGCGCGGCTCTCGTTCAGCGTGGCTCGCCATCGTTGGCTTTGCCGCCATCATCTTTAACTTCACCATCGTGAACCTCTTCTTCAAGGGGCTTCACTCTTACTCCGGCCTGTAA
- a CDS encoding o-succinylbenzoate synthase, which produces MFPSVNDILDTAHVVSLPMTSRFRGIDQREALLFRGPQGWSEFSPFVEYDDVEATPWLLAAIDYAYNEMPPLVRDRIWVNATVPAVPADLVEAVLERFHGCRTAKVKVAEPDQTLEDDIARVAEVRRVMGPTGRIRVDANGAWTVDEAERAVHALAGFDLEYVEQPCATVEELGELRTRIAYMGIPIAADESVRKAADPLAVARAGAADLLVIKAQPLGGVSRALEIVKDAGLPVVVSSALETSVGLAMGAHLAAAIDDLDYDCGLATASLLAADVTAAPLRARDGHLDVRRIEADEALLTRWAANPERTQWWRDRLVRCHELGKNYSPQ; this is translated from the coding sequence ATGTTCCCTTCAGTGAACGACATTCTCGACACCGCGCACGTGGTGTCCCTGCCCATGACCTCCCGCTTTCGCGGCATCGATCAACGCGAAGCACTCCTGTTTCGCGGCCCGCAGGGGTGGAGCGAGTTCTCGCCATTCGTGGAGTACGACGATGTCGAAGCAACCCCGTGGCTCTTGGCCGCGATCGATTACGCCTACAACGAGATGCCGCCCCTCGTCCGCGATCGCATTTGGGTCAACGCCACCGTGCCTGCTGTTCCCGCCGACCTGGTCGAAGCGGTTCTCGAACGCTTCCATGGCTGCCGTACAGCCAAGGTGAAGGTAGCCGAGCCCGATCAGACCCTCGAGGATGACATTGCCCGCGTCGCCGAAGTGCGTCGCGTCATGGGGCCGACTGGCCGCATCCGCGTTGATGCGAATGGCGCGTGGACGGTCGATGAAGCCGAACGTGCCGTGCATGCTCTGGCTGGATTCGACCTTGAGTATGTCGAGCAACCGTGCGCGACAGTAGAAGAGCTGGGCGAACTGCGCACGCGCATTGCCTACATGGGCATCCCCATCGCGGCTGACGAAAGTGTGCGCAAAGCTGCCGACCCGCTCGCGGTCGCCCGTGCAGGTGCCGCTGATCTCCTCGTCATCAAGGCACAGCCCCTGGGCGGCGTCTCTCGCGCCCTTGAGATCGTGAAAGATGCCGGGCTGCCCGTTGTGGTCTCCAGCGCCCTCGAGACCTCGGTGGGTCTCGCGATGGGCGCGCATTTGGCTGCCGCCATCGATGATCTCGACTATGACTGTGGACTCGCCACGGCATCCCTGCTCGCCGCCGACGTCACCGCCGCTCCCCTGCGCGCTCGCGACGGTCACCTTGACGTGCGTCGCATCGAGGCCGACGAAGCGTTGCTCACTCGCTGGGCCGCTAATCCTGAACGCACCCAGTGGTGGCGAGACCGCCTCGTCCGTTGTCATGAACTAGGTAAAAACTACTCACCGCAGTAA
- a CDS encoding 1,4-dihydroxy-6-naphthoate synthase: protein MTNPGDIERIATKVVPYYVVGVVDDEETELPADDEHGVSPEPEAAPVVRRPRPRWLGFVAAALGVATLVLFIIAMIVSAGGDYPTGTDLAYATIVVSISAVITAALCLIFGLQRRWAAFGLALGILANPLLVLYVFRLFGG from the coding sequence GTGACTAATCCGGGGGATATCGAGCGCATTGCTACCAAAGTCGTGCCGTATTACGTTGTCGGCGTCGTCGATGACGAAGAAACTGAGCTGCCCGCCGACGATGAGCACGGAGTTTCCCCTGAGCCCGAGGCTGCTCCGGTCGTTCGCCGCCCGCGCCCACGCTGGCTAGGGTTCGTCGCCGCAGCGCTCGGTGTCGCCACCCTCGTGCTCTTCATCATTGCCATGATCGTGTCTGCTGGCGGGGACTACCCGACCGGTACAGACTTGGCCTATGCGACGATCGTGGTGTCGATCTCAGCCGTCATCACTGCCGCGCTGTGTCTCATTTTCGGGCTGCAACGCCGTTGGGCGGCCTTTGGGCTTGCGCTCGGCATCCTCGCGAATCCGCTGCTTGTCCTGTACGTGTTCCGGCTCTTCGGCGGCTAA
- a CDS encoding 1,4-dihydroxy-2-naphthoyl-CoA synthase translates to MAPVSEIFDEKLWRSVAGFDDLTDITYHHDVSGTIARIAFDRPEVRNAFRPHTVDELYQTLDDVRQNPRIGVVLLTGNGPSEKDGGWAFCSGGDQRIRGRAGYEYEGQEGATNPTAAAGLSAAEAEADAAAAAGKRRAAAGRLHILEVQRLIRFMPKVVIAVVPGWAAGGGHSLHVVCDLTIASAEHARFKQTDVDVGSFDAGYGSAYFARQVGQKFAREVFFLAREYDAQRALDAGAINAAVPHAELEATAYDWAQTIMTKSPTAIRMVKFALNAVDDGLVGQQVFAGEATRLAYGTDEAVEGRDSFLQKREPDWSPFPWQY, encoded by the coding sequence ATGGCGCCTGTTTCTGAAATATTTGACGAGAAGTTGTGGCGATCGGTCGCCGGGTTTGATGACCTCACCGACATCACGTACCACCACGATGTGAGCGGAACGATTGCGCGCATCGCGTTCGATCGCCCCGAAGTGCGCAACGCCTTCCGGCCACACACCGTCGACGAGTTGTATCAAACACTGGATGACGTGCGCCAGAATCCTCGCATCGGCGTTGTGCTTCTCACGGGCAACGGCCCGAGCGAGAAAGATGGCGGCTGGGCGTTCTGCTCTGGCGGCGACCAGCGCATCCGCGGTCGTGCTGGCTACGAGTACGAAGGTCAAGAGGGCGCGACTAATCCGACTGCTGCCGCCGGGCTCTCCGCGGCTGAGGCCGAGGCCGACGCTGCTGCCGCTGCGGGAAAGCGTCGTGCCGCAGCCGGACGCCTGCACATTCTTGAAGTGCAGCGCCTCATCCGGTTTATGCCCAAGGTCGTTATCGCTGTTGTGCCTGGCTGGGCTGCCGGGGGAGGGCACTCTTTGCACGTCGTGTGCGACCTCACGATTGCCAGTGCCGAGCACGCCCGCTTCAAGCAGACGGATGTCGACGTCGGCTCCTTCGACGCCGGCTACGGCAGCGCCTACTTCGCTCGCCAAGTTGGCCAAAAGTTTGCCCGTGAAGTGTTCTTCCTGGCCCGCGAGTACGACGCGCAACGCGCCCTCGACGCGGGAGCGATCAACGCCGCCGTGCCGCATGCTGAGCTCGAAGCCACCGCCTACGACTGGGCGCAAACCATCATGACGAAATCACCGACCGCTATTCGCATGGTCAAGTTCGCCCTCAACGCTGTCGACGACGGTCTTGTCGGCCAGCAAGTTTTTGCGGGAGAAGCGACCCGCCTCGCCTACGGCACCGACGAAGCCGTCGAAGGCCGCGATTCGTTCCTGCAGAAGCGCGAACCCGACTGGTCGCCCTTCCCCTGGCAGTACTAA
- a CDS encoding AMP-binding protein — translation MTADTTSTRELWSIDARDPRKVWAALKPALDGTGAAILPHPASPSGLPETVPANVAVIVETSGSTGRPKRVMLSAEALKASAAASDELLGGPGQWLLAVPAHYIAGINVLARSYFAGTEPVMMSTRDFTAATFVEAAAQLTGERRFVSLVPVQLARLLESEEAVAALSTFQRILVGGQSIPAVLLAAARARGLAVSTTYGSSETSGGAVWDGTPLPTAQVRLVDDRIEIAGPMLAEGYLDDPRRSAFSFRLQDGVRWYRTDDVGELVDGVLRVRGRADDMIISGGVKVSIAEVETAVRSLPGQADAVVVAAPHPEWGEAPVVITTHAIDLDVVRQSVATQLSSAAAAPARVMLIDEIPLLSTGKPDRLALATVVLK, via the coding sequence GTGACCGCTGACACCACTTCTACCCGAGAACTCTGGTCTATTGACGCGCGCGATCCTCGCAAAGTCTGGGCGGCGCTGAAGCCGGCACTCGACGGAACGGGAGCCGCGATTTTGCCGCACCCGGCCTCCCCCTCTGGCCTGCCAGAAACCGTGCCCGCGAACGTTGCGGTGATCGTAGAAACGAGCGGATCGACCGGCCGACCCAAGCGCGTGATGCTGAGTGCTGAAGCCCTGAAGGCGAGTGCTGCGGCATCCGATGAGCTTCTGGGCGGCCCGGGGCAGTGGCTTCTCGCCGTGCCTGCGCACTACATTGCCGGAATCAATGTGCTGGCTCGCTCGTATTTTGCGGGCACCGAGCCGGTCATGATGTCGACGCGTGACTTCACCGCGGCCACTTTTGTGGAGGCGGCTGCGCAGCTCACGGGGGAGCGGCGCTTCGTGTCGCTCGTTCCCGTGCAACTGGCGCGGCTGCTCGAGTCGGAGGAGGCCGTTGCGGCGCTCTCCACCTTCCAGCGGATTCTCGTCGGCGGCCAATCGATCCCGGCAGTGTTGTTGGCGGCAGCCCGCGCTCGCGGTCTCGCCGTATCGACCACGTATGGGTCGAGCGAAACGAGCGGCGGCGCTGTCTGGGACGGTACGCCGCTGCCCACCGCGCAGGTGCGCCTCGTAGATGACCGCATCGAAATCGCTGGCCCCATGCTGGCAGAGGGCTACCTCGACGACCCGCGACGCAGCGCATTCTCGTTCCGTCTGCAAGACGGAGTGCGCTGGTATCGCACCGACGATGTCGGCGAGTTGGTCGATGGCGTGCTGCGGGTGCGTGGCCGAGCCGACGACATGATCATCTCCGGAGGAGTGAAGGTCTCGATTGCTGAAGTGGAGACCGCTGTGCGCTCTCTGCCCGGCCAAGCTGATGCTGTCGTCGTCGCCGCTCCCCACCCCGAGTGGGGCGAAGCCCCCGTGGTGATCACGACGCACGCGATCGATTTGGACGTGGTGCGTCAATCGGTGGCAACCCAGTTGTCTTCGGCCGCCGCAGCCCCGGCACGGGTCATGCTGATCGATGAGATTCCTCTGCTTTCGACAGGAAAACCCGATCGACTCGCCTTAGCCACAGTCGTGCTTAAGTAG
- a CDS encoding 1,4-dihydroxy-2-naphthoate polyprenyltransferase, which produces MASPKKQRIDPATVSTAAAKKKSGRPGGRPPKAPKIAKATARDWISGARIQTLPLAFAPVALGTAAAYVLPHDVDGAGWHWVRALLCLVVAVSLQIGVNFANDYSDGVRGTDDHRVGPRRLTASGAARPRTVITVAFAWFGIAAIAGLIIVVRTEHWWMLAVGAAAIIAAYFYTGGKRPYGYLGLGEIFVFIFFGLVATAGTTFVLAGTVNLESWLAAVAVGLFAVATLMVNNIRDIAQDKIAGKRTLAVRMGNLPSRIFYVVAMLVPFGILGVFSLLYFNAYLVNFVLLVALPACVIVLTAKTPAELILALRLTGITALLFGLGLAAAIAF; this is translated from the coding sequence GTGGCCTCTCCTAAAAAACAACGCATCGACCCCGCAACCGTCTCGACCGCTGCGGCGAAGAAAAAGAGCGGACGCCCGGGTGGGCGACCGCCCAAGGCGCCGAAGATCGCGAAAGCCACCGCGCGTGACTGGATCAGTGGCGCCCGCATCCAAACTTTGCCGTTAGCTTTTGCTCCCGTTGCGCTCGGCACAGCGGCGGCCTACGTGCTTCCGCATGACGTTGATGGGGCCGGCTGGCACTGGGTCCGCGCGCTGCTCTGCCTCGTCGTTGCGGTCTCGCTGCAAATTGGTGTGAACTTCGCCAACGACTACTCCGACGGAGTGCGGGGAACGGATGACCACCGCGTCGGTCCTCGTCGTCTCACCGCTTCGGGTGCCGCTCGCCCGCGCACCGTCATCACTGTCGCCTTCGCCTGGTTCGGTATTGCGGCTATCGCCGGACTCATCATCGTCGTGCGAACCGAACACTGGTGGATGCTTGCCGTCGGTGCCGCGGCCATCATCGCCGCCTATTTCTACACGGGAGGCAAGCGCCCCTACGGCTACCTTGGCCTCGGCGAAATATTCGTCTTCATCTTCTTCGGTCTCGTCGCCACCGCCGGCACGACGTTCGTGCTCGCCGGCACCGTGAATCTCGAGTCGTGGCTGGCAGCCGTTGCTGTCGGATTGTTCGCCGTAGCAACCCTCATGGTCAACAACATCCGCGACATTGCTCAAGACAAGATCGCCGGAAAGCGAACTCTGGCCGTGCGGATGGGCAACCTGCCCTCGCGCATCTTCTACGTCGTCGCGATGCTCGTGCCGTTCGGCATCTTGGGCGTGTTTTCGCTGCTTTACTTCAACGCGTATCTTGTGAACTTTGTGTTGCTGGTAGCGCTGCCCGCGTGCGTGATTGTGCTCACCGCCAAAACGCCAGCCGAGCTGATCTTGGCGCTGCGTCTCACCGGGATCACCGCGCTGCTGTTCGGCCTAGGGCTCGCGGCAGCGATCGCGTTCTAA
- a CDS encoding DUF4229 domain-containing protein has translation MKPWIAYSLLRVGVFAAAFTVLMVANVETWIAAVIAAILGFAVSYVFFGKLRDAVALDLASRRGRPSHDPDRDAEDAAVEHDAETATTTEGAAESSAEAPTDATSAEQSTQHDAR, from the coding sequence GTGAAACCTTGGATCGCCTACTCTCTTCTCCGCGTCGGAGTCTTCGCCGCAGCCTTCACCGTGCTGATGGTTGCCAACGTCGAGACGTGGATCGCCGCCGTAATCGCAGCGATCTTGGGATTCGCCGTGTCCTACGTGTTTTTCGGAAAGCTGCGGGATGCCGTAGCTCTTGACCTTGCTTCCCGTCGCGGTCGTCCAAGCCACGATCCTGATCGTGACGCCGAGGATGCCGCCGTCGAGCACGACGCTGAGACCGCGACCACTACCGAGGGTGCCGCGGAGTCTTCAGCAGAGGCGCCCACAGACGCGACATCCGCTGAGCAGAGCACTCAGCACGACGCCCGCTAG
- a CDS encoding PLD nuclease N-terminal domain-containing protein yields the protein MPRLLVVLAFALVAVDVFSIVDVILTERSRVRAMPKALWIIVILLLPVIGVVLWFMLGKARSARSGGTRTVAPDDDPDFLRKMRRQEEQDERIRRLEQELADLDDDDKTN from the coding sequence ATGCCTCGCCTACTGGTTGTTCTCGCTTTCGCGCTCGTCGCGGTAGACGTGTTCTCCATTGTGGATGTGATCCTTACCGAACGCAGTCGAGTTCGCGCGATGCCTAAGGCATTGTGGATCATAGTGATCCTGCTTTTGCCGGTTATCGGAGTGGTGCTCTGGTTCATGCTCGGCAAGGCACGTAGTGCCCGTTCTGGCGGCACACGCACCGTTGCCCCCGATGACGACCCTGACTTCTTGCGCAAGATGCGCCGTCAGGAAGAACAAGATGAGCGCATTCGCCGCCTCGAACAGGAACTTGCAGATCTCGACGATGACGATAAGACCAACTAA
- the menD gene encoding 2-succinyl-5-enolpyruvyl-6-hydroxy-3-cyclohexene-1-carboxylic-acid synthase: protein MTIRPTNSPATNFSVALLEEFVRLGVRDVVLSPGSRSQALALAAAEFEKQGLLRLRVRIDERVGAFLALGLAVETGLPVLVVTTSGTAVANLHPAVLEAHHSAVPLIIISADRPDSLRGIGSNQTTQQPGIFGTAVHRTWDVEAPTGADGEMDAAAQLARDAVAAVDGPVHLNLSFDDPLSAPFVWEPTAADVAPEPAGTREPVFPDLFSDLDPVVENTTHQSPGAPTTLALSPSPATVVIAGTGAGPRAEQVARELGAPLLAEVASGAHFGPNLVVAYRELLNAANFGDRVARVIVFGHPTLSREIPALIQRRGVQTIVVRHPSADDYNPGRCVRLFVDDVSVSGEVIDRAWLGRWVMSSRQLLETESIAPDIEADAGTHAKSELAIVRTPVDRRMLAEAVWRSTWPHDRLVLGASRLIREVDRVVPGKKISVHANRGLAGIDGTISTALGIALASQAEAGNEGVTRVLLGDLAIFHDVGALMFGVGESRPRIQVIVGNDNGGTIFDGLEVASQAGDSFDRVLLTQQSASIEALAVAYGWRYIFAATRGDLDQALSAHPEPTIIEVPLGR, encoded by the coding sequence ATGACGATAAGACCAACTAACTCTCCAGCCACCAACTTCTCGGTAGCCCTTCTCGAAGAGTTTGTTCGTCTCGGCGTTCGGGATGTTGTGCTGAGCCCGGGCTCGCGCTCACAGGCTCTCGCGCTGGCGGCTGCTGAATTCGAGAAGCAGGGGCTGTTGCGGTTGCGGGTGCGCATCGATGAGCGCGTTGGCGCCTTCCTTGCGCTTGGCCTTGCGGTCGAAACCGGGTTGCCCGTGCTTGTGGTCACCACCTCGGGCACTGCCGTTGCGAACCTGCACCCTGCGGTTCTTGAAGCGCACCACTCAGCTGTTCCGCTGATCATTATTAGCGCCGATCGTCCCGACTCATTGCGTGGCATTGGCTCCAATCAGACAACGCAGCAGCCGGGTATCTTCGGCACCGCCGTGCACCGAACGTGGGATGTCGAGGCGCCAACCGGTGCTGATGGAGAGATGGATGCCGCAGCGCAACTCGCTCGCGACGCCGTTGCCGCGGTCGACGGCCCCGTTCACCTCAACCTCTCTTTTGACGATCCGCTGTCTGCGCCGTTTGTGTGGGAGCCCACCGCCGCAGATGTCGCTCCTGAACCGGCTGGCACTCGCGAACCCGTGTTCCCTGATCTGTTCAGTGACCTCGATCCGGTAGTGGAGAACACCACCCACCAGTCGCCGGGTGCTCCCACGACTCTCGCTCTGTCGCCCTCCCCAGCCACGGTCGTGATCGCCGGAACCGGTGCAGGCCCGCGCGCCGAGCAGGTCGCCCGCGAACTCGGTGCACCGCTGCTCGCGGAGGTCGCGAGTGGAGCCCACTTTGGGCCCAACCTGGTTGTCGCTTACCGCGAGCTGTTGAACGCCGCCAACTTTGGTGACCGGGTGGCGCGCGTGATCGTGTTTGGGCATCCGACGTTGAGTCGAGAGATTCCGGCGCTCATTCAGCGTCGCGGGGTGCAAACCATCGTGGTGCGGCATCCCTCCGCTGATGACTACAACCCTGGCCGCTGCGTTCGGCTCTTTGTCGATGACGTCTCGGTCTCGGGTGAAGTCATTGACCGTGCGTGGTTGGGGCGCTGGGTGATGTCGAGCCGCCAGCTTCTCGAAACGGAGAGCATCGCTCCCGATATCGAGGCGGATGCCGGAACCCACGCCAAGTCAGAACTCGCCATTGTGCGCACCCCGGTCGACCGCCGGATGCTCGCCGAAGCCGTGTGGCGTTCCACGTGGCCGCACGACCGCCTCGTCTTGGGCGCGTCACGCTTGATTCGCGAAGTCGATCGCGTGGTGCCGGGCAAGAAGATTTCGGTGCACGCCAATCGGGGCCTCGCCGGCATTGACGGCACGATCTCGACTGCTCTCGGAATCGCGCTCGCGAGCCAAGCGGAAGCAGGTAACGAGGGTGTCACCCGTGTGCTCCTCGGTGATCTTGCGATCTTCCACGATGTGGGAGCGCTCATGTTTGGTGTTGGCGAATCTCGACCGCGTATCCAAGTCATTGTCGGCAACGACAACGGCGGCACCATCTTCGACGGCCTTGAGGTCGCGAGTCAGGCTGGCGACAGTTTTGACCGGGTGTTGCTGACGCAGCAGAGTGCCTCCATCGAGGCACTCGCTGTCGCGTACGGCTGGCGCTATATTTTTGCGGCAACGCGGGGAGACCTCGACCAGGCTCTTTCGGCCCACCCTGAGCCGACCATAATTGAGGTTCCGCTCGGGCGCTAA